The DNA region NNNNNNNNNNNNNNNNNNNNNNNNNNNNNNNNccccccccccccccgcttagTCTTGCTCAGGCTTTTGCTGACATCTGATTGTTGTGTGTTGAGCAGAGGGGTTGAAGATTAGCTCAGAGAGAATGTTGATGTTGTAGAATGTAGAGTAAGGAGAGCGGCTGGCGTGGCTGGCACTGAGGTCAGGGCAACTCAAAGCCAAAGTATGGACTTCGGGTCATGGAGACACGAGACCTTACTGTCTCTGACCGTCCAGACAGGAGTCAGGAGCCCTGTTTTGGTCCTTCTGACTTGCATttttcctccccactctccctcaGGGGGAGATGTTACCATCACTGATTTGCCAGTGGCCCTAGAGCAAATCCAGGATAACGTCCACGCTAATGTGCCACCCGGAGGCCGGGCTCAGGTGTGCGCCTTGTCCTGGGGAACTGACCAGCATGTCTTTCCTGGAAACTATGACTTGGTGCTGGGGGCAGATATCGTGTACCTGGAGCCCACCTTCCCGCTGCTGTTGGGGACCCTCCGACACCTGTGTGGGCCCCACGGCACCATCTACCTGGCCTCCAAGATGAGAGCAGAACACGGGGCAGAGACCTTCTTTCAGCGCCTCCTGCCCCAGCACTTCCACCTGGAGCTGGCCCAGCGGGATGAGGATGTGAATGTCAACATCTATAGGGCCAGGCACAGGGAGGTGACACCTGCTGG from Mus pahari chromosome 9, PAHARI_EIJ_v1.1, whole genome shotgun sequence includes:
- the Eef1akmt3 gene encoding EEF1A lysine methyltransferase 3, yielding MASSRTDPETEPESVFPREVGLFTDSYSESSRFCFCGHELSITQNFGSRLGVAARVWDAALSLCDYFESQNVDFRGKKVIELGAGTGIVGILAALQGGDVTITDLPVALEQIQDNVHANVPPGGRAQVCALSWGTDQHVFPGNYDLVLGADIVYLEPTFPLLLGTLRHLCGPHGTIYLASKMRAEHGAETFFQRLLPQHFHLELAQRDEDVNVNIYRARHREVTPAGQYNFC